One Isoptericola dokdonensis DS-3 genomic window, GAGCCCACCGAGGACCTCGAGGTGAACCGGCTCGTCGCCTACCAGCAGAGCTCGGCGCGGGACAACTACCGGCTCTGGGCCTGGGTGCAGCTCATCCCCGGCACGACCATGCCGAACTTCGCCGACCCCGAGCTCATCGGCTCCGAGGCCGTCGCGGCGGACGACGACTCCCTCCAGGTGACCCCCACCGAGGCCATGGCCCAGTACGCCGACCTCGTCACCCGGGGCACCGAGGACTCCGAGAACGCCGCCGCGTTCGAGCTCCCCAGCGAGAGCCAGGACCTCGTCGCCCGCGTCCAGGCGGACGCGCGCAGCGTCCGCGAGGACGACGCGTTCGGGGAGGCCGACGGCTCCTACGCCCTCAAGTTCGTCCCGCAGTCCGACCTCGTGGCCGTGCGCACCTCCGACGGCGGCGCCGTCGTCATGGGGGCCCTCGACGGCAACGTGCGCATCAAGGTCGAGGAGGACGGCGAGATCAACCCCCTCACCGAGACGCAGCAGGCCCTCGTCGGGGACGCCGACGCCACCAACGAGCTGTACGTCGAGTACACCGACCAGGTGGCGCTCTACGTCCCGCCCGCCGGGTCCGAGGAGCTCATGCGCCCGCTCGGCTTCTCCCACGTGGCCGTCGCCGCCGACACGAGCATCCCCGACAAGAAGAACACCGACCGCAAGGGCTGACCCCGTGCCGGGCGGCGACGTCCGCCACCCGGTCCACCCGCCCCGACGTCTCCGTAGGATGTGCCCATGAGCAACCCCATGCCCGAGCCGAGCATCAGCACGCGCGGCGCCGTCGACCTGTCGGCGCTCACCCGCCCCCAGGCCCCGCCCCCCGGTGAGCCCGGCGGTGCCCCCTCGGCGGGCGGGTACGTCGTCGACGTCACCGACGCGAACTTCCAGCAGGTCGTGCAGGACTCGACCCGCTACCCCGTCGTCGTCCTGCTGTGGATGCCGACCGACCAGGCCAACGCCGACCTCGCGACCCTCCTCGGCCGACTCTCCGACGAGTACGCCGGCCGGTTCCTCCTCGGCCGTGTCGACGTGCAGACCTCCCCGCAGATCGCCGCCGCGTTCCAGGCGCAGGGCGTGCCCACCGTCGTCGCGGTCCTCCAGGGCCAGCCGCTCCCGCTGTTCGCCGGCGCCGCCTCCGAGGAGCAGGTCCGCGGCGTCCTCGACCAGGTACTCGCCGCGGCCGAGCAGAACGGTGTCACCGGCCGTGCCCCCGCCCAGGGCGGCGAACCGGAGGCCGAGCGGCCCGCCGCGGAGCCGGAGCCCGAGCCGCTGCCGCCGCTGCACCAGGAGGCGTACGACGCCATCGAGCGCGACGACCTCGACGCCGCCGCCACCGCCTACGAGCGCGCCATCAAGCAGGACCCGAAGGACACCGACGCCGTCGCCGGCCTCGCGCAGGTCCACCTCATGCAGCGCACCCGCGACGCCGACCTCCAGCAGGTCCGCGCCGCCGCGGCCGCCGCACCCGGCGACGTCGACGCCCAGCTCGCCGTCGCCGACACGGACATGCTCGGCGGCAAGGTCGAGGACGCCCTCGCGCGGCTCCTCGACCTGCTCCCCGCCGCGGACGCCGAGGCCAAGGAGAAGCTGCGCGCGCGCCTCGTCGAGTACTTCGAGGTCGTCGGCGCCACGGACCCGCGCGTGGCCAAGGCCCGCCGCCACCTGGCGATGTACCTGTACTGAGCGTCTCCCGTCGGGTCCGGGGTTCGGGGTCCGGGGTTCCGGTGGTGGGGACGAGGTGCGGGGCGCGGTCGCGTTCACGGGCCCCAGGGGGCCCTCCACTCCCGGTCTGACGACCGCGCCCCGCACCTCGTCCCCACCACCTTCGTCGCGCCGGCGGCCCACGACACGCTCCGCCGTTCGTCGGGACACGTCGAGCAGCCGCTGTGCGCGACCCACCGCGGACGGACGCTACCTCTGCGTCGACGCCAGCTCAGCGCGGAGTCAGCACCAGGGCGCCGAGGGGCGGGACGCGCAGGACGGCGGAGTGCTCGCGGCCGTGGTGGCCGTGCTGCTCGGTGTGCACCTCGGTGTTGACGACGCCGGAGCCGCCGTAGCGCGGGTGGTCGGTGTTGAGGGCCTCGCCCCAGGCGCCGCCGTGGGGGAGCCCGACGCGGTAGCCCTCGTGGGGGACGCCGGCGAAGTTCACGACGACGACGACGGGGGAGCCGTCCGCGGCGCGGCGGACGTAGGCGAGCACGTTGCGGGCGGCGTCGTCGGCGTCGAGCCACTCGAAGCCGGAGCCGTCGAAGTCCCGCTCCCACAGGGCCGGGGTGGCGCGGTAGAGCCCGTTGAGGTCGGCGACGAGCCGCTGGACGCCGGCGTGGCCGGGGTCGTCGAGGACGTGCCAGTCGAGGCTGCGGCCCTCGTTCCACTCGGTCTCCTGCGCGAGCTCGGATCCCATGAAGAGGAGCTGCTTGCCGGGGTGGGTCCACTGGTAGGCGAGGAACGCGCGGACGCCGGCGAGCTGCTGCCAGTGGTCGCCCGGCATCTTGCCGAGCAGGGAGCCCTTGCCGTGCACGACCTCGTCGTGGCTGATGGGCAGGACGTACTGCTCGGAGAACGCGTAGACGAGGGAGAACGTCAGCTCGCCGTGGTGGTGGTGGCGGTACATCGGGTCCTTGGCGACGTACCGCAGGGAGTCGTTCATCCAGCCCATGTTCCACTTGAGGCCGAACCCGAGACCGCCGGCGCTGGTGGGCCGGGTGACGCCGGGGAACGCGGTGGACTCCTCGGCGATCATGAGGACGCCGGGGCTGCGACGGTAGGCGGTGGCGTTGGCCTCCTGGAGGAACGAGATCGCCTCGAGGTTCTCCCGTCCGCCGTGCACGTTGGGCTCCCAGCCGCCCTCCTCGCGCGAGTAGTCGAGGTAGAGCATGGAGGCGACGGCGTCGACGCGCAGGCCGTCGGCGTGGAACTCCTCGAGCCAGTAGGTGGCGTTCGCGACGAGGAAGTTGCGGACCTCGCGGCGGCCGAAGTCGAAGACGTAGGTGCCCCAGTCGAGCTGTTCGCCGCGGCGCGGGTCGGGGTGCTCGTACAGGGGGGTGCCGTCGAACCGGGCGAGGGCGAACTCGTCCTTGGGGAAGTGGCCGGGCACCCAGTCGAGGATGACGCCGATGCCGGCCTGGTGGAGCCGGTCGACGAGGTACCGGAAGTCGTCGGGGTGGCCGAACCGTGAGGTGGGGGCGTAGTAGCCGGTCACCTGGTAGCCCCAGGAGCCGCCGAACGGGTGCTCGGCGACGGGCAGGAGCTCGACGTGGGTGAACCCCTGCTCGACGACGTAGGCGGTGAGCTGTTCGGCGAGGTCGCGGTACCCGAGGCCCTGCCGCCAGGACCCGAGGTGGACCTCGTAGGCGCTGAGCGGGCCGCCGTGCTGGTCGCCCGACGCGCGGCGCGCCATCCACTCGCCGTCGCCCCACGTGTACGTGGACTCGGTGACGACGGACGCCGTGGCGGGCGGCACCTCGGTGCCCTTCGCGACGGGGTCGGCCTTGGCCCGCCAGACGCCGTCGGGCCCGCACACCTCGTACTTGTAGCGGGTGCCCTGACCGACGTCGGGCACGAAGATCTCCCAGATGCCGCTGGAGCCGAGGGAGCGCATCGGATGCATCGGCGACCACCGGTTGTGGTCGCCGACGAGGCGGACGCCGCGTGCGTTGGGCGCCCACACCGCGAAGGAGGTGCCGACGACGTCGCCGAGCGCGCTGGGGTAGGTGTGCCGGTTGGCGCCGAGGACGCGCCACAGCTCCTCGTGGCGGCCCTCGCCGAGGAGGTGCAGGTCGATCTCGCCGAGGGAGGGCAGGAACCGGTACGGGTCGTCGCTGGTGCGGACGTCGTCGTCGTACCGGGTGCGGATCCGGTAGTCGGGGGCGTGCCGGGTGCCGTCGGGGTCGACGGTGGCGGGGACGACGGCCGACCACACCCCGGCGGCGTCGTGGCGCGCGTCGTGGGTCTCCTCGCCGTCCGGTCCGGCGACGACGACGGCGACCTCGTCGGCCAGCGGCCGCAGGACGCGCACGACGGCCCACGGGGTGGTCGCGGCGCCGGGTCCGTCGGCGGGCAGCAGGTGGGGCCCGAGCACGGCGTGCGGGTCGTGCGTGGTGCCGCGGGCGATCGCGGTGAGGACCTCGGGATCGACGGTGGGCGGCTCGGGCGTCATGCACCCACCCTTCCACGCCGGGAGGTCGCCCGCGTCGGTAACACGCGGCCCGGCCGGCCCGGGGAGCGCCGGATACGATCCGCGGGACGGACGATGGACGGACGGCCCGCACGTGCCGCGTCCTCGACGAGCCGCTCGCCGCCCGGACCTGGAAGGACGCACGATGACGACGCCCTGGACCGACCTGCCCACGCACCGCGCCTGGCTGGACGCCGAGTGCCGACGGCTGCTCGCCTTCGGCGCGCGGGTCGTGCACCCCGACGGCGGCGCGGCCTACCTGGGCGACGACGGCACCCCGGAGCCCGAGCGCGGCGTGCAGACCTGGATCACGGCCCGCACGGTGCACGTGTACAGCCTGGGCGCCCTGCTGGGGGTGCCCGGCAGCGCGACGGTCGCGCGCGGCGCGCTCGCCGGGCTCACCGGCCACCTGCGGGACGCCGAGCACGGTGGCTGGTTCCACGCGGTGGCCGCCGACGGCACCCCGGACGTCGCGGCGGGCAAGTCCTGCTACGACCACGCGTTCGTCGTGCTGGCCGCGTCCAGCGCGACGCTCGCCGGGCTGCCCGGCGGCCGCGAGCTGCTGGACGAGGCGACCGGCGTCCTGCTGGAGCGGTTCTGGGACGAGGACGCCGGTCGCTGCGTCGACACCTGGGACGCGGCGTTCTCGCGTCTGGACGACTACCGCGGGCTGAACGCGAACATGCACGCCGTCGAGGCGATGCTGGCCGCCGCCGACGCCCTCGACGACCCGGCGTGGCGTGGCCGCGCGGCCCGGGTCGCCGAGCTGGTCGTGGCGCTCGCGGCCGGGCACGACGGCCGCCTGCCGGAGCACTTCGGCCCGGACTGGACGGCGCAGCCGGAGCTCAACCGGGAGCAGCCCGGCGACCAGTTCAAGCCGTTCGGCGCGACCGTGGGGCACGGCCTGGAGTGGGCGCGCCTGCTCGTCGAGCTGGAGGCGGCGCTCGGGGACCGTGCCGACCCGGCGTTGCGCCCGACGGCGGTGGCGCTGTTCGAGCGCGCCGTGACGGACGGCTGGTCGGTCGACGGCGCCGCGGGCTTCGTCTACACGACCGACTGGGACGGCACGCCCGTGGTACGCGACCGCATGCACTGGGTCGCGGCGGAGGCGGTCTCGGCCGCCGACGCGCTGCACCGCGCCACCGGCGACGCCCGGTACGCGGCGCTGTACGCCACGTGGTGGGACTACGTCGCCGAGCACCTGATCGACATCGTGCAGGGTTCCTGGTTCCACCAGCTCGACGACCGCAACCGGCCGGCGGGCGACGTGTGGCCGGGCAAGCCGGACCTCTACCACGCGGTGCAGGCGACGCTGCTGCCGCGGGCGCCCCTGACCCCGGCGCTCGCCCGCGCGGCCCGGGACGGTCTCGTGCAGGGCTGACGTCCGCCCCGGCCGTGGGGTGCCGGCCCGCCCGCCCGACCGGTCAGGCGGGCGGTGCGGTCGTGCCCCGGACCAGCAGGCGGGGGAACGGAGCGGTGCGGGTGGTCGGCGGGGCGCCGTCGAGGACGGCCAGCACGGCCTCCCCGACGAGACGGCCCAGCCCGTGGACGTCGTGGTGCATGGCGGACAGCGGTGGGCTCGCGAGCCGGCACAGGGCGGAGTCGTCCCAGGCGACGAGGGACAGGTCCGCGGGCACGGCGACCCCGGCCGACCGGGCGTGCCCGAGCCCGCCGAGGGCCATGACGTCGTTGTCGTAGACGATCGCGGTGGGTCGGGGGTCGAGGTCGAGGAGCTCGGCGGTGGCCCGCGCGCCGGACTCCTCGGTGTACTCGCCCTCGGCCACGTGGTGGGTCAGCCCGCTGGCGGCGCACTGTGCCGCGAACGCCGCGGTGCGGGTCGTGGTGTGCGCGAACTCGGCCGGGCCGGTCACGCGGGCCACGACCCGGTGGCCCTGGTCGGCGAGGTGCACCACGACGTCGCGCGCGGGCCGCGCGTTGTCGATCCAGACGTGGGGCTCGCCGGGGGTGGGCCGCGGTGCACCGACGACGACGTACGGCAGGCCGAGCGCGTGCAGGGCGGCGGGGCGGGGGTCGTCGTCGCGGACGTTGGTGACGACGACGGCTCCGACGGTGCCGTGCTCCGCCCATCGCCGGTAGGTGGCGATCTCGGCGTCGAGGTCGCCGACGACGTGCAGGAGCAGGGACCGCTGGGCGGGCGCGAGCACCTCCTCGGTGCCGGCGACGAGCTCCATGAAGAAGGGCTCGACGGCGAGCATCCGGGCCGGACGGGCGAGGACGAGTCCGGCGACGTCGTGCGTCCAGGAGCGGTTCACGGTGGTCACCGTACCGGGCACCGGGACTCCTGCCGGGTGGACGGGAGAGGCCACGGTTCGTTCGGCGTCCGCACGAAGTTGAGGACTCTGTTGGGGGCACTCTGCCGAAAGTCGGGCGACGAAGGGTCTTGACCGCCATAACTTTGATCGGCTACAAAAGTAAGTGCCGCTCGAGCTCTGACGCCCGGGCCACCGACGGGGGTGGGCCACGGGGGCGCAGCGGCCAGGTGTCGCCAACGACGGCGACCGACCGAAGGACGACAGATGACCACGCAACGACGCATCCGCCGCCGTGTCCTCGGCGCTGCCGCCGCGTCGGCGGCGATCGCCCTGACCGCTGCCTGCACCGCGGGCACCGGGACGGGGACCGGCACCGCGAGCACCGGCACCGGCGAGGGCGGGACCTCGTCCATCACCGTGTTCAACGGCGCCACCGGCACGATCAACGAGAACTGGAATCCGTTCTCGCCCACCGCGCTCCAGCCCACGCTGGGCGTCATCTACGAGCCGCTGTTCTGGTACAACCTGGCCCAGACCTCGGACCCGACGCCGCTGCTCGGCACCGACTTCTCGTGGAACGACGACGGCTCCCAGCTCACGATCACCACCCGTGAGGGCGTCACCTGGTCCGACGGCGAGCCGTTCACCGCCGCCGACGTGGCCTTCACGTTCAACCTGCTCCAGAGCACGCCCGAGCTCAACACGGCCGGCACCGCCGCCACCGCGGAGGCGACCGACGACACCACCGTCGTCCTGACGTTCCCCGAGCCGAACTCGTACATGCAGGAGGCCGGCGTGCTGGGCAACCAGGCGATCGTCGCCGAGCACGTCTGGTCCGAGATCGACGACCCGGTCACCACCATCAACCCCGACCCGGTCGGCACCGGAGCCTTCACCCTCAAGGAGTTCTCGCCGCAGAGCTACGTCATCGAGGCGAACGAGAACTACTGGGACGAGGGCAAGCCGACCATCGACGAGGCCCGCTACATCTCCCTGGAGACGGCGGACGCCGCCGCCGGGGCGCTGCTCGCCGGGCAGGTCGACTGGATGAGCTCCTTCCTGCCGGGCCTCGACCAGATGCTCGCCGACAACGAGGAGATCTCGTACGTCAACACCCCGGCGCTGACCACGTCGATCTTCACCTGCTCGAACGCCGACCTGGGCTGCGAGGGCCCGCAGACCGACCCGGCCGTGCGCCAGGCGATCTACCACGCGCTCGACCGCACCCAGCTCAACGAGCTGGCCGGCGGCGGGTTCGCCGGCGTCGCGTCGCCGACCCTGCTGCTGCCCGAGCGTGACGCCGACTGGGTCGCGGACAGCGCGAACCTCGAGGTGCCGCAGACGGCCGACGTCGCCGCCGCGAACCAGATCCTCGACGACGCCGGCTGGGAGACGGGCGACGACGGCATCCGCACCAAGGACGGCGAGCGCCTGAGCATGACGATCCAGACCGTCACCGGCTGGGCCGACTACATCTCGCTCAACGACACGATGAAGCAGCAGCTCGCCGCCGTCGGCATCGAGCTCCAGCCGACGCAGATCGCCTGGAACGAGTGGAACGACAACCAGGTCAAGGGCAGCTACCAGCTCTCGCTGGACTCCATCGGCCTCGGCGCGTCGGCCAACCCGTACTACACGTACAACGGCAAGTACCGCTCCACGAACAGCGCGGAGGTCGGCGAGATGGCGTCGGGCGGCAACTACGCCCGGTACGCCAACCCGACCGTCGACGCGGCCATCGAGGCCGCCGAGGCGACCGCCGACGAGGCGGAGCAGCAGGAGCAGTACGCGATCGTGCAGTCCGAGATCGTCGAGGACCTCCCGTACATCCCGATCTACGTGAACTCCACCCTGACGGAGTTCAACAACACGCGGGTCACCGGCTGGCCGGACAACGACGACAAGTACGCGTTCGCCGCCTCGTGGAAGGCGTGGGACAACGGGATCGTCCTCAAGACGATCACCCCTGTCGGCTGACCCGTACCACCTGCACCGAGGAGGGGCTCGATCGCCATGACGTTCGTCCTGCGCAAGCTCGGGTTCTACGCCGTCGCCCTGTGGGCGGCGCTGACCCTGAACTTCCTGATCCCGCGGCTCATGCCCGGCAACCCGGTGGACCAGCTGGTCTCGAAGCTGGCCCAGAAGGGCCAGGTCACGCCGGCGACCCGGGAGGCCATCGAGCTCCTCCTCGGTGCCAACACCTCGGCGCCGCTGTGGGAGCAGTACGTCGACTACCTGCGCCAGCTCGCCCAGGGCGACCTGGGGGTGTCGGTCACGTACTTCCCCGCACCGGTCACGCAGGTGATCGGCCAGACCCTGCCGTGGACGATCGGACTGATCGGCATCTCCACGGTGATCTCGTTCGTGCTGGGCGTCGGGCTCGGCACGCTGGCCGGGTGGAAGCGCGGCTCCTGGCTGGACAACCTCATCCCGGTCACGACGATGTTCCAGTCGGTGCCGTACTTCTGGCTCGCGCTGATCCTGCTGTACCTGCTCGGGTCGGTGTGGATGGTGTTCCCGCTCAACGGCGGCTACGACGTGTACACCACACAGATCGGCTGGAACCTGCCGTTCGTCGGGTCGGTGATCTACTACGGCACGCTGCCGGCGATCACGATCGTCATCTCGTCCGTCGGCGGCTGGATGGTGGGGATGCGCAACATGATGGTCTCCACCCTCTCGGAGGACTACATCCTCACCGCCGAGGCGAAGGGCATCGCGCCCGGGCGCATCATGCGCACCTACGCGGCCCGCAACGCCATCCTGCCGTCGGTCTCCGGGTTCGCGATCTCGCTCGGGTTCGTCGTGGCGGGGTCCCTGGTCACGGAGGCGGTGTTCTCCTACCCGGGCGTCGGGTCGGCGCTGCTGTCGGCCGTGAACTCCAACGACTACGCCCTCATGCAGGGCATCTTCCTGGTCATCACCATCTCGGTCCTCGGGGCGAACCTGCTCGTGGACCTCCTGTACTCCGTGATCGACCCGCGGACCCGGGCCCGGAGCTGAAAGGACGACGATGTCGATCAGCACGCAAGAACCCCAGCCTCCCGAGACGTCCAGGGCCGACGAGGTGGACGGCGTCGCGCCGCGGGCGCTCGACGCCGCGCCGTCCCCGGCCGACCGACGGCGCCGCCGCACCTTCGCGGTGCCGGTCACGCCCAAGCTCGTCGTCGGCCTCGGCATCGTCGTGCTCACGACGCTGTTCGCGCTCGTCGGGCCGCTGCTCGTCCAGGACCCGTCGCAGGTGAGCGACGTGGGCCTGGCGCCGCCCAGCGCGGACCACCTGCTGGGCACGACGCAGACCGGCCAGGACGTCTTCGCCCAGCTCGCCTACGCCTCGCGCGGCTCGCTGACGATCGGGCTCGTCGTCGGCGTCATCGTCGTGGTGCTGTCGGGGTTCTTCGGCGTCGTCGGGGCGTACGTCGGAGGCTTCCTCGACGACTCCTTCTCCCTGCTGACCAACATCATGCTGGTCATCCCCGGCCTGCCGCTGGTCATCATCATCTCCAGCTACGTGCCGGACAAGAGCGTGTGGCTGGTGGCGGTGGTGCTGGCGATCACGAGCTGGGCCGGGTCCGCCCGCGTGCTGCGCGGCTACACGCTGTCGGTGCGGTCCCGGGACTACGTGCTCGCCGCGAGGGTGGCCGGGGAGCCCGCCTACCGGGTCCTGATGGTCGAGATCCTGCCGAACCTCGTGCCGCTGCTCGCCTCGCAGGCGATGTTCGCGGTGATCTTCGCGATCCTCGGCGAGGCGGGGCTGTCGTTCCTGGGGCTCGGCGCCACGGGCTCGTTCACGTGGGGCACGATGCTCTACTACGCCCAGAACGGGCTGGCGCTGCGGCTCGGCGCCTGGTGGTGGTTCGTCCCGCCGGGCCTGATGATCGCGCTGTTCGGCGCGGCCCTGGCGCTCATCAACTTCTCGATCGACGAGGTCATCAACCCCCGCCTGCGCAACCAGACGCGCCAGGCGCGCAAGAAGTGGCACCTGGACCGGCCCGCCCGGGCCGCCCGCCGCTCGGGCGGACGGCGCGACACCGGGACGGAGGCGGCGGCATGAGCGCGACGAACGGCGCGACGCCCCGCACCGTGAACGGCACGGCGGACGCGGCGGCGGGGGTGCGGCCCCCGCGCCACGAGGTCGACCCCGTCGTCACCGTGGCGGGCTACGGCGTGGAGTACCGCGCGGAACGCACCGTGCGCGCCGTCGACGACGTCTCCCTCGTCCTCGGTCGCGGCGAGGTCCTCGGCCTGGCCGGCGAGTCCGGGTGCGGCAAGTCGACCCTCGCCTACGGGATCAACCGGCTGCTCAAGCCGCCCGCCGTCGTCACCGGCGGGTCGGTGACGTTCCACTCCCGCGAGGGGCACGTCGTCGACGTCGGCGCGCTGACCGGCGACGACCTGCGGCTGTTCCGCTGGGAGAAGATCTCCATGGTCTTCCAGGGGGCGATGAACTCGCTCAACCCGGTCAAGAAGGTCCGCGACCAGCTCGGCGACGTGTTCACCACCCACCGGCCCCACCTGTCGAAGCGGGAGCTGCTGCTGCGCTGCGGCGAGCTGCTGGAGCGCGTCGGGGTGGACCGCAACCGCCTCGGCGCCTACCCGCACGAGCTGTCGGGCGGCATGCGCCAGCGCGTGATGATCGCGATGGCGATGGCGCTCGACCCGCAGGTCATGATCATGGACGAGCCGACCACCGCGCTCGACGTCGTCGTGCAGCGCGAGATCCTCCAGGAGATCTCCCGGCTGCGCAACGAGCTCGGGTTCGCCGTCGTGTTCATCACCCACGACCTGCCGCTGCTGCTGGAGATCAGCGACCGCATCGCCGTGATGCGCGAGGGCCGCATCGTCGAGGAGGCCGCCGCCATGACCCTGTACACCGACCCGCAGCACGACTACACCCGGCGCCTGCTGTCGTCGTTCCCCAGCCTCACGGGGGAGCGCGGCGACTTCGTGCGCAGCGGGTCGCACGACCTGGCGGAAGGGGACGCCCGATGACCACCCTCGAGATGCGCGACGTCACGAAGGACTACCGGATCCGCGACGGCTGGCACTCCCAGCGGCTGCGGGCCGTGGACGGTGTCTCGTTCACCCTGGAGCCGGGGCGGACGACGGCGCTGGTCGGGCAGTCCGGCTCCGGCAAGTCGACGGTCGCCAAGATGCTGATGCGGCTGGAGTCGCCGACGTCGGGGCAGATCCTGCTCGACGGCCGACCGGTCGGGCGCGGGCGGGCCGCCCAGCGGGCGTACCGCCGGCAGGTGCAGATGGTCTTCCAGGACCCGTTCGGCTCCCTCAACCCGCACCACACGATCGAGCACCACCTCGCCCGCCCCGTCGCGCTGCACCACCCCGGGATGTCCGCCGCGCAGGTCCGCGAGCGCGTGCTCGACCTGCTGCGACGGGTGCGGCTCGACCCGGCCGAGGACTTCGCGGCGCGGCGCCCGCACGAGCTCTCCGGCGGGCAGCGGCAGCGGGTCGCGATCGCGCGGGCCCTCGCCCCCGAGCCGGGCATCCTCGTCGCCGACGAGCCGGTCTCGATGCTCGACGTGTCGATCCGGCTCGGCGTGCTCAACCTCCTCGCCCGGCTCCAGCGGGAGGAGAACCTGGGCGTCCTGTACATCACCCACGACCTGGCCACGGCCCGGCACTTCAGCGATGACATCATGGTGATGTTCCGTGGATCGGTCGTGGAACGTGGCCCGGCGGACGAGGTCCTGCTGCACCCGCAGCACGAGTACACGAAGACGTTGCGCGCGGCGTCGCCCGACCCGGAGCGGCGGCTTGCGGAGCTGGCCTGAGGTCGGTGCCGCGCCCGTCCCGTCCGACGACGACCCGGGAGACCGACGATGACAGAGCTGCTGCGGGTGCCCGGGCCACAGGGCGCACCGCCGTCGAGCCGCGCGGCCGTGCTGGACGCGATCCGGGTGGCCGGCACGATCAGCCGGGTCGAGATCACGGAGGTCGCCGGGCTGACCGCGGCGACCGTCTCCACCACGGTGCGCCGCCTCATCGAGGACGGGCTCGTGCGGGAGGCCGGCCGGGGCGAGTCGACCGGCGGCAAGCCGCGCGTGCTGCTCGAGCTCGTGCCGACGAGCCGGTACGCGCTGGGCGTGCACCTCGACGCCGAGGACGTCACCTACGTCCTGGTGGACCTGGGCGGCGCCGTCGTCGCGCGGCTGCGGCGGGCGCAGGCGGTCGGCGACCCGCAGACGGTCGTGGACCGGATGGCCGCCACCGTCCGCGGTCTCGTGGAGAGCACGGAGGTGGCCTGGGACCAGGTCCTCGGTCTCGGCGTGGTCGCGCCGGGGCCGCTGTCCCGGCGCTCCCAGCTCGTCCTCACCCGCCCCGCGATGGACGCCTGGGGGGACTTCCCGCTCGGCCCGAGCCTCGGGGAGGCCACCGGCCTGCCCGTCGTGCTGGACAACGACGCGACCGCGGCCGCCGTCGGCGAGCACTGGGGCGGCGGGGCCGGCGGCAGCCGGGCGTTCGCCGCGCTGTACCTGGCCACCGGGATCGGCTCCGGCGCGGTCATCGACGGCGCCCCGCTGCGGGGCGTCAGCTCGAACGCCGGCGAGATCGGGCACGTGTGCGTCGAGGCGGACGGCCCCGAGTGCTGGTGCGGGTCGCGCGGCTGCGTGGAGGCGCTGGCGGGCCCCCGGTCGGTCGTCGCGGCGGCCGAGGCCGCCGGGTTCGACCTGGGCGGTCCCGGCCGCGGCCTCTCGGAGCGGTTCGCCGCGCTGGCGCGGGCCGCGCTGGGGGGAGACGTCCTCGCGGCGAACCTGCTGGGCCGGTCGGCCCGCTACGTCGCCATCGCCGCCCAGACCCTCGTCCAGGTGCTCGACGTCGACCGGCTGGTGCTGACGGGCCCGGCGATGGCCGTCGCCGGCTCGCTCTACCTGCCCGCCGTCCGGCAGCGCCTCACCACCTCCCAGTTCGCACGCGGCGACCACGACGTCGACGTCGTGATCTCGTCGCACGCCGGCGAGGCGGCCGCCG contains:
- a CDS encoding ABC transporter ATP-binding protein; translated protein: MTTLEMRDVTKDYRIRDGWHSQRLRAVDGVSFTLEPGRTTALVGQSGSGKSTVAKMLMRLESPTSGQILLDGRPVGRGRAAQRAYRRQVQMVFQDPFGSLNPHHTIEHHLARPVALHHPGMSAAQVRERVLDLLRRVRLDPAEDFAARRPHELSGGQRQRVAIARALAPEPGILVADEPVSMLDVSIRLGVLNLLARLQREENLGVLYITHDLATARHFSDDIMVMFRGSVVERGPADEVLLHPQHEYTKTLRAASPDPERRLAELA
- a CDS encoding ROK family transcriptional regulator, whose amino-acid sequence is MTELLRVPGPQGAPPSSRAAVLDAIRVAGTISRVEITEVAGLTAATVSTTVRRLIEDGLVREAGRGESTGGKPRVLLELVPTSRYALGVHLDAEDVTYVLVDLGGAVVARLRRAQAVGDPQTVVDRMAATVRGLVESTEVAWDQVLGLGVVAPGPLSRRSQLVLTRPAMDAWGDFPLGPSLGEATGLPVVLDNDATAAAVGEHWGGGAGGSRAFAALYLATGIGSGAVIDGAPLRGVSSNAGEIGHVCVEADGPECWCGSRGCVEALAGPRSVVAAAEAAGFDLGGPGRGLSERFAALARAALGGDVLAANLLGRSARYVAIAAQTLVQVLDVDRLVLTGPAMAVAGSLYLPAVRQRLTTSQFARGDHDVDVVISSHAGEAAAVGAAALVLQGELVPPGGGLRIDVA
- a CDS encoding ABC transporter permease; protein product: MSISTQEPQPPETSRADEVDGVAPRALDAAPSPADRRRRRTFAVPVTPKLVVGLGIVVLTTLFALVGPLLVQDPSQVSDVGLAPPSADHLLGTTQTGQDVFAQLAYASRGSLTIGLVVGVIVVVLSGFFGVVGAYVGGFLDDSFSLLTNIMLVIPGLPLVIIISSYVPDKSVWLVAVVLAITSWAGSARVLRGYTLSVRSRDYVLAARVAGEPAYRVLMVEILPNLVPLLASQAMFAVIFAILGEAGLSFLGLGATGSFTWGTMLYYAQNGLALRLGAWWWFVPPGLMIALFGAALALINFSIDEVINPRLRNQTRQARKKWHLDRPARAARRSGGRRDTGTEAAA
- a CDS encoding ABC transporter permease, giving the protein MTFVLRKLGFYAVALWAALTLNFLIPRLMPGNPVDQLVSKLAQKGQVTPATREAIELLLGANTSAPLWEQYVDYLRQLAQGDLGVSVTYFPAPVTQVIGQTLPWTIGLIGISTVISFVLGVGLGTLAGWKRGSWLDNLIPVTTMFQSVPYFWLALILLYLLGSVWMVFPLNGGYDVYTTQIGWNLPFVGSVIYYGTLPAITIVISSVGGWMVGMRNMMVSTLSEDYILTAEAKGIAPGRIMRTYAARNAILPSVSGFAISLGFVVAGSLVTEAVFSYPGVGSALLSAVNSNDYALMQGIFLVITISVLGANLLVDLLYSVIDPRTRARS
- a CDS encoding ABC transporter ATP-binding protein — its product is MSATNGATPRTVNGTADAAAGVRPPRHEVDPVVTVAGYGVEYRAERTVRAVDDVSLVLGRGEVLGLAGESGCGKSTLAYGINRLLKPPAVVTGGSVTFHSREGHVVDVGALTGDDLRLFRWEKISMVFQGAMNSLNPVKKVRDQLGDVFTTHRPHLSKRELLLRCGELLERVGVDRNRLGAYPHELSGGMRQRVMIAMAMALDPQVMIMDEPTTALDVVVQREILQEISRLRNELGFAVVFITHDLPLLLEISDRIAVMREGRIVEEAAAMTLYTDPQHDYTRRLLSSFPSLTGERGDFVRSGSHDLAEGDAR